In Scleropages formosus chromosome 10, fSclFor1.1, whole genome shotgun sequence, a single genomic region encodes these proteins:
- the slc13a5b gene encoding solute carrier family 13 member 5 isoform X1, with amino-acid sequence MSASADARRPPAPRRSLPRSLNGVKKSPAGSAALLSALGTRAAPRQKMAPGVKALWGLKNVMVLLSAPVLLLPLLLLIGTKESCCAYVIALMAVYWCTEALPLAVTALLPTLLFPVLGIMKSKEVCMQYLKDTNMLFVGGLIVAVAVEHWNLHKRIALRVLLIMGVRPALLMLGFMAVTAFLSMWISNTATTAMMVPIVQAVLDQMNNREAEALQMLSGGEEVTPLEGDKQDGKVGEEQVTVSGLGVSPEEAADRTRMCKGFTLCVCYAASIGGTATLTGTGPNLVLKGQMNQLFPQNGDVINFASWFGFAFPNMVLMLALAWFWLQLIFMGFNFRRTWRCGVLTSAKEAVAYRVIREEHRRLGPMCFGELSVLLLFSLLVLLWFTRDPGFMAGWATHLFNAEAEYVTDATVAIFVAVLLFIFPSKVPQLCFWKSHSTDSQASNSPCPALLTWKVVQKKLPWNIVLLLGGGFALARGSEVSGLSLWLGNQMSPLHSIPPWAIATVLCLLVATFTECTSNVATATLFLPVLASMSQSIGVNPLYVMLPCTLSASFAFMLPVATPPNAIVFSYGYLQVSDMAKVGVVMNIIGLLCVTLAINTWGRAMFHLDTFPTWANATGM; translated from the exons ATGAGCGCGAGCGCGGATGCACgtcgcccccccgccccccggcgCTCGCTCCCACGCTCACTCAATGGAGTGAAAAAATCTCCTGCCGGCTCAGCTGCGCTGCTCTCGGCACTCGGCACTCGAGCAGCACCCCGACAAAAGATGGCACCAGGAGTGAAGGCGCTCTGGGGGCTCAAGAATGTGATGGTTCTCCTCAGCGCCCCGGTCCTCCTTCTCCCGCTGCTCCTTCTCATTGGAACCAAG GAATCATGCTGCGCGTACGTGATTGCTCTAATGGCAGTGTACTGGTGCACCGAGGCATTGCCGCTGGCTGTCACTGCACTACTCCCCACCCTGCTTTTCCCTGTGCTGGGCATCATGAAGTCAAAAGAG GTGTGCATGCAGTACCTGAAGGACACCAACATGCTCTTTGTGGGGGGGCTGATTGTGGCCGTGGCCGTGGAGCACTGGAACCTGCATAAGCGCATCGCTCTGCGGGTGCTGCTCATCATGGGGGTCCGGCCGGCGCT CCTGATGCTGGGCTTCATGGCTGTTACGGCCTTCCTGTCCATGTGGATCAGCAACACGGCCACCACGGCTATGATGGTGCCCATCGTGCAGGCTGTGCTGGACCAGATGAACAATAGAGAGGCCGAGGCACTGCAGATGCTCAGCGGAGGAGAGGAAGTTACACCCCTAGAAGGAGACAAGCAAGATGGAAAGGTTGGAGAAGAACAAG TGACTGTAAGTGGGCTGGGTGTGTCACCTGAGGAGGCTGCGGACAGGACGAGGATGTGCAAGGGcttcactttgtgtgtgtgctacgCGGCCAGCATTGGGGGCACTGCAACCCTCACTGGCACTGGCCCCAACCTGGTGCTCAAGGGCCAGATGAACCA GCTGTTCCCCCAAAACGGCGATGTGATCAACTTTGCATCGTGGTTCGGCTTTGCCTTTCCCAACATGGTCCTCATGTTGGCTCTGGCCTGGTTTTGGCTGCAGCTGATCTTCATGGGGTTCAA CTTCAGAAGGACCTGGCGCTGTGGGGTGCTGACATCAGCGAAGGAGGCGGTAGCCTACAGGGTGATTCGAGAAGAGCATCGCAGGCTGGGCCCCATGTGCTTCGGGGAGCTGagtgtgctgctgctcttcagtCTGCTTGTGCTGCTGTGGTTCACCCGAGATCCAGGCTTCATGGCTGGCTGGGCCACGCACCTCTTCAACGCAGAAGCAGA GTATGTGACAGATGCTACTGTGGCCATTTTTGTCGCCGTACTCCTCTTCATCTTTCCATCCAAGGTGCCACAGCTTTGcttctggaagtcccacagcaCTG ACTCCCAGGCCTCCAACAGTCCCTGTCCAGCACTGCTTACCTGGAAGGTGGTTCAGAAGAAGCTGCCCTGGAACATTGTACTGCTGCTTGGGGGAGGGTTTGCTCTGGCCAGGGGGAGCGAG GTTTCAGGCCTATCCCTATGGCTGGGGAACCAGATGAGCCCCCTGCACAGCATCCCTCCCTGGGCCATTGCCACTGTGCTCTGCCTCCTGGTAGCCACCTTCACTGAGTGCACCAGTAATGTGGCTACAGCTACACTCTTTCTTCCCGTCCTGGCTTCCATG TCCCAGTCCATAGGAGTGAACCCATTGTATGTCATGCTGCCCTGTACTCTCAGTGCCTCCTTTGCCTTCATGCTGCCCGTAGCCACTCCACCCAATGCCATTGTGTTCTCCTATGGCTACCTCCAGGTGTCGGACATG GCCAAAGTTGGTGTGGTCATGAACATCATTGGTCTGCTTTGCGTCACACTGGCCATCAACACCTGGGGCAGGGCCATGTTTCACCTGGACACTTTCCCAACCTGGGCCAATGCCACGGGGATGTGA
- the slc13a5b gene encoding solute carrier family 13 member 5 isoform X2, with translation MSASADARRPPAPRRSLPRSLNGVKKSPAGSAALLSALGTRAAPRQKMAPGVKALWGLKNVMVLLSAPVLLLPLLLLIGTKESCCAYVIALMAVYWCTEALPLAVTALLPTLLFPVLGIMKSKEVCMQYLKDTNMLFVGGLIVAVAVEHWNLHKRIALRVLLIMGVRPALLMLGFMAVTAFLSMWISNTATTAMMVPIVQAVLDQMNNREAEALQMLSGGEEVTPLEGDKQDGKVGEEQVTVSGLGVSPEEAADRTRMCKGFTLCVCYAASIGGTATLTGTGPNLVLKGQMNQLFPQNGDVINFASWFGFAFPNMVLMLALAWFWLQLIFMGFNFRRTWRCGVLTSAKEAVAYRVIREEHRRLGPMCFGELSVLLLFSLLVLLWFTRDPGFMAGWATHLFNAEAEYVTDATVAIFVAVLLFIFPSKVPQLCFWKSHSTGEARHHTATALSPFPCPALLTWKVVQKKLPWNIVLLLGGGFALARGSEVSGLSLWLGNQMSPLHSIPPWAIATVLCLLVATFTECTSNVATATLFLPVLASMSQSIGVNPLYVMLPCTLSASFAFMLPVATPPNAIVFSYGYLQVSDMAKVGVVMNIIGLLCVTLAINTWGRAMFHLDTFPTWANATGM, from the exons ATGAGCGCGAGCGCGGATGCACgtcgcccccccgccccccggcgCTCGCTCCCACGCTCACTCAATGGAGTGAAAAAATCTCCTGCCGGCTCAGCTGCGCTGCTCTCGGCACTCGGCACTCGAGCAGCACCCCGACAAAAGATGGCACCAGGAGTGAAGGCGCTCTGGGGGCTCAAGAATGTGATGGTTCTCCTCAGCGCCCCGGTCCTCCTTCTCCCGCTGCTCCTTCTCATTGGAACCAAG GAATCATGCTGCGCGTACGTGATTGCTCTAATGGCAGTGTACTGGTGCACCGAGGCATTGCCGCTGGCTGTCACTGCACTACTCCCCACCCTGCTTTTCCCTGTGCTGGGCATCATGAAGTCAAAAGAG GTGTGCATGCAGTACCTGAAGGACACCAACATGCTCTTTGTGGGGGGGCTGATTGTGGCCGTGGCCGTGGAGCACTGGAACCTGCATAAGCGCATCGCTCTGCGGGTGCTGCTCATCATGGGGGTCCGGCCGGCGCT CCTGATGCTGGGCTTCATGGCTGTTACGGCCTTCCTGTCCATGTGGATCAGCAACACGGCCACCACGGCTATGATGGTGCCCATCGTGCAGGCTGTGCTGGACCAGATGAACAATAGAGAGGCCGAGGCACTGCAGATGCTCAGCGGAGGAGAGGAAGTTACACCCCTAGAAGGAGACAAGCAAGATGGAAAGGTTGGAGAAGAACAAG TGACTGTAAGTGGGCTGGGTGTGTCACCTGAGGAGGCTGCGGACAGGACGAGGATGTGCAAGGGcttcactttgtgtgtgtgctacgCGGCCAGCATTGGGGGCACTGCAACCCTCACTGGCACTGGCCCCAACCTGGTGCTCAAGGGCCAGATGAACCA GCTGTTCCCCCAAAACGGCGATGTGATCAACTTTGCATCGTGGTTCGGCTTTGCCTTTCCCAACATGGTCCTCATGTTGGCTCTGGCCTGGTTTTGGCTGCAGCTGATCTTCATGGGGTTCAA CTTCAGAAGGACCTGGCGCTGTGGGGTGCTGACATCAGCGAAGGAGGCGGTAGCCTACAGGGTGATTCGAGAAGAGCATCGCAGGCTGGGCCCCATGTGCTTCGGGGAGCTGagtgtgctgctgctcttcagtCTGCTTGTGCTGCTGTGGTTCACCCGAGATCCAGGCTTCATGGCTGGCTGGGCCACGCACCTCTTCAACGCAGAAGCAGA GTATGTGACAGATGCTACTGTGGCCATTTTTGTCGCCGTACTCCTCTTCATCTTTCCATCCAAGGTGCCACAGCTTTGcttctggaagtcccacagcaCTGGTGAGGCACGCCATCATACAGCCACTGCTCTGAGCCCCTT TCCCTGTCCAGCACTGCTTACCTGGAAGGTGGTTCAGAAGAAGCTGCCCTGGAACATTGTACTGCTGCTTGGGGGAGGGTTTGCTCTGGCCAGGGGGAGCGAG GTTTCAGGCCTATCCCTATGGCTGGGGAACCAGATGAGCCCCCTGCACAGCATCCCTCCCTGGGCCATTGCCACTGTGCTCTGCCTCCTGGTAGCCACCTTCACTGAGTGCACCAGTAATGTGGCTACAGCTACACTCTTTCTTCCCGTCCTGGCTTCCATG TCCCAGTCCATAGGAGTGAACCCATTGTATGTCATGCTGCCCTGTACTCTCAGTGCCTCCTTTGCCTTCATGCTGCCCGTAGCCACTCCACCCAATGCCATTGTGTTCTCCTATGGCTACCTCCAGGTGTCGGACATG GCCAAAGTTGGTGTGGTCATGAACATCATTGGTCTGCTTTGCGTCACACTGGCCATCAACACCTGGGGCAGGGCCATGTTTCACCTGGACACTTTCCCAACCTGGGCCAATGCCACGGGGATGTGA